In a genomic window of Prochlorococcus marinus str. GP2:
- the larB gene encoding nickel pincer cofactor biosynthesis protein LarB, producing the protein MNFDIRFDFQRRDRLGLIEAIWGQDKSIDQLKRVSETVLNKNEVVFITRINSEKANYLLDLFDDARFYEEAKCLIIGENLNKINTNKKVAIISGGSSDLAVTLEAKLTLEIYGVNCQSFIDVGVAGLHRLMSQLEEINKYDVLIVCAGMEGALATVVGGLLAQPIIAVPVSVGYGASKDGETALNSMLSSCSPGIAVMNIDNGYGGAMAAIRIIKSIS; encoded by the coding sequence ATGAATTTTGATATTAGATTTGATTTTCAAAGAAGAGATAGGCTTGGACTTATTGAAGCAATTTGGGGTCAAGACAAGAGTATCGACCAATTAAAAAGAGTATCTGAAACTGTATTGAATAAAAATGAGGTTGTTTTTATTACAAGGATTAATAGTGAAAAAGCTAATTATCTTTTAGATTTATTTGATGATGCAAGATTCTATGAAGAAGCAAAATGCTTAATAATTGGGGAAAATCTAAATAAAATAAATACAAATAAAAAAGTTGCTATAATTTCAGGCGGCTCAAGTGATTTGGCCGTCACACTTGAAGCAAAATTAACGCTTGAAATTTATGGAGTGAATTGTCAATCTTTTATAGATGTTGGAGTAGCAGGACTTCATCGATTAATGAGTCAGTTAGAAGAAATTAATAAATATGATGTATTAATTGTTTGTGCTGGAATGGAGGGCGCTTTGGCAACAGTTGTGGGAGGATTGTTGGCACAGCCCATTATCGCAGTGCCTGTTTCAGTCGGCTACGGTGCTAGCAAGGATGGAGAAACTGCATTAAATAGTATGTTGTCTAGTTGTTCTCCAGGTATTGCAGTTATGAATATAGATAACGGTTATGGAGGAGCAATGGCAGCCATAAGAATTATTAAAAGTATTTCCTAG
- the thiS gene encoding sulfur carrier protein ThiS, translating into MKIKVNGEEKKIELDQENALLSKALNSMGYKPNTVVVELNNVIINSIQWGNLKIKDGDNLEIVSIVGGG; encoded by the coding sequence ATGAAAATTAAAGTAAACGGAGAAGAAAAAAAAATAGAACTTGATCAAGAAAATGCCCTGCTCTCTAAAGCACTTAATTCAATGGGATATAAACCTAACACAGTTGTTGTCGAACTTAATAATGTGATTATTAATTCAATACAATGGGGAAATTTAAAAATTAAAGATGGAGATAATTTAGAAATCGTTTCAATAGTTGGCGGTGGATAA